A region of the Terriglobales bacterium genome:
GGCGTAGAAGCTGTCGTCGCCGACCACGTCGCCGTCCACGTACTTCACGCCCTTCTGCACGATCTGGTCGGCCAGGTCCTCCAGGACCTTGTCGGGGGGCTGGTCGCGCTGGGTGCGGACCTTGAAGGGCAGGTTGCGGCCCGAGAGGTTGGGGTCGCCGCGGCCCACCAGCACCAGGTCGCCCGCCAGACGGCCGTGGGTGTCGAGCGTGCCCGCGGTCTCCACCGTGGTCTGGAACTTGTATTCCGGACCGATCAGAGCGAGCGCCGCGGCCGTGGTGAACAACTTGGTGTTGGAGGCCGGGGTGAAGAGCTTGTCGGGGTTGCGGGAGTAGAGCAGGCGGCCGTCGGCCGCGCGGATCTCGATGCCCCAGAAGGCGCGGCCGGCCTCGGGCTCGGCCAGGATCCTGTCGATGCGGGCCGCCAGGGCCCTCTGGCGCTCCTCCGGCCTGGGCTTCTTGCGCGCGGAGGCGGGCGCCGCCGCCAGTGACAGCAGCAGAAGCGC
Encoded here:
- the dacB gene encoding D-alanyl-D-alanine carboxypeptidase/D-alanyl-D-alanine-endopeptidase, producing MPRLRILLAALLLLSLAAAPASARKKPRPEERQRALAARIDRILAEPEAGRAFWGIEIRAADGRLLYSRNPDKLFTPASNTKLFTTAAALALIGPEYKFQTTVETAGTLDTHGRLAGDLVLVGRGDPNLSGRNLPFKVRTQRDQPPDKVLEDLADQIVQKGVKYVDGDVVGDDSFYAFERYGEGWSQEDLATQWGAPVSALTINDNVLTVKVLPGDRPGRRPSSPSILSPTITGWTTASSPHPRARARAASTSAASPVPTAWCCGATSRWTTPGAPSNSPSRTPPSSPPISSAPCWRSGGW